The following nucleotide sequence is from Bacteroidales bacterium.
CGGATTATTTGAGTTTGCAAAGGTAATGCTTATATTTTTTATAAAAAAGACTTTTTTAATTTTTTGCAACATCTTTTTTCCATATCAACTTTTTCCCGAATCCTAAACGATTATCAGTTAATTTAATAAAATCTGATTCAACTACCCACAATTGAGTTTTCATCAATATTGCAAAGGGATAACGCTTCATATATTTTTTTTTTGCTTTCTTTTGTAAGTCTCCTTCGGGAAGATACATTTTGCCGTTAAATTGAATGCCTTGAATTTTTCCGATAATTGAAGTTTCCAAAACAACCGAACCGCCTACATAACTGTTTTGCAATACGTCTTGCACATGTTTTGTATCATTATCGGAAGTAAAAACAAACATATTTTCATCTTCAAGATAAACATAAAAACAATTGGCACAATAAGGTATATTGTTAACAGAAGTTGCCAATGTTAAAACATGATGTTTTTTAATAAAGCTAACTATTTTTTTACCCGGAATATTCATAAGTTTGCAATAATTATAAAAGTGCAACTATAAGAATTATTTTCATCAGTTAAAAGCAAAGAGGAAAAATATTATTTTAGAAAACATATTTATAATATTAACTTCACGAAATAAATAAGACATTATGAAAAATATGTA
It contains:
- a CDS encoding pyridoxamine 5'-phosphate oxidase family protein; this translates as MNIPGKKIVSFIKKHHVLTLATSVNNIPYCANCFYVYLEDENMFVFTSDNDTKHVQDVLQNSYVGGSVVLETSIIGKIQGIQFNGKMYLPEGDLQKKAKKKYMKRYPFAILMKTQLWVVESDFIKLTDNRLGFGKKLIWKKDVAKN